A part of Desulfobacter sp. genomic DNA contains:
- a CDS encoding class I SAM-dependent methyltransferase, whose product MTDYYQKNADAYFNKTASVDPSGFLYGFVRCLSPGASILDAGCGSGRDLLWLKKQGFHPTGFERAPDLAALARETSGCPVILGDFSTYDFSAITVDAILLSGALVHLGRKQLAPAFKNLLKALVPGGHIYLSLKQGKGKRRSRDGRVFTLWEDNALRPVFKRLGLTVKEFSTTPSALETGEVWLAYILVSTGD is encoded by the coding sequence ATGACCGATTATTACCAGAAAAACGCCGATGCCTATTTCAACAAAACCGCATCCGTGGACCCCTCAGGTTTTCTATACGGTTTTGTCCGCTGCCTGTCGCCGGGGGCCAGCATACTGGACGCGGGCTGCGGCTCGGGGCGGGATCTTTTGTGGCTCAAAAAACAGGGGTTTCATCCCACGGGATTTGAACGGGCCCCGGACCTGGCCGCCCTGGCCCGGGAGACCAGCGGCTGTCCTGTGATTCTGGGAGACTTTTCAACCTATGATTTTTCCGCTATCACCGTTGATGCCATACTGCTCTCCGGCGCCCTTGTCCACCTGGGCCGGAAACAGCTTGCCCCGGCATTTAAGAATCTTCTTAAGGCCCTTGTCCCCGGCGGTCATATTTACCTTTCCCTGAAGCAGGGGAAAGGAAAGCGCCGTTCCCGGGACGGCAGGGTATTCACCCTCTGGGAGGACAATGCACTAAGGCCGGTGTTTAAACGGTTAGGACTGACGGTGAAAGAATTTTCCACCACCCCCTCCGCCCTGGAGACAGGGGAGGTCTGGCTGGCGTATATCCTGGTTTCAACCGGGGATTGA
- a CDS encoding P-loop NTPase, whose product MKLMICGKGGSGKSTVSALLAKAMEKQGCRVLLVDADESNMGLYKMMGTQMPQPLMDALGGKKGFQAKLRSAGTGLGAPPPLFPGPLTIQGLEDNELTRDCLARSGTVRILSTGKIHHFGEGCACPMGNLFRLFFSALDLEENDRVIVDTAAGLEHFGRRLDGQCDRILAVVDPSYESLTMSRRMAAIAGEAGLPFSLVLNKVTPNILPDLEAALDGLALLGALPMTPQVFSATLRGEPLESNLPEMDALCRALNP is encoded by the coding sequence ATGAAGCTGATGATCTGCGGCAAGGGCGGCAGCGGAAAGAGCACGGTATCGGCCCTGTTGGCAAAGGCCATGGAAAAACAGGGCTGCCGTGTACTCCTGGTGGATGCCGATGAATCCAATATGGGGCTGTACAAAATGATGGGCACACAGATGCCCCAGCCTTTGATGGACGCATTGGGGGGCAAAAAAGGGTTCCAGGCGAAGCTCAGATCCGCAGGCACCGGATTGGGTGCGCCGCCCCCCCTGTTTCCGGGGCCCCTGACCATCCAAGGCCTTGAGGATAATGAACTCACCAGGGACTGCCTGGCCCGATCCGGGACAGTCCGCATCCTCTCCACCGGCAAAATCCACCATTTCGGGGAAGGCTGCGCCTGCCCCATGGGCAATCTGTTCCGCCTGTTTTTTTCAGCCCTGGATTTGGAGGAGAACGACCGGGTCATCGTAGACACCGCCGCCGGACTGGAGCATTTCGGCCGCCGGCTGGACGGGCAGTGCGACCGGATTTTAGCCGTGGTGGATCCCTCATACGAGTCGTTGACCATGTCCCGGCGCATGGCCGCCATTGCCGGGGAAGCCGGTCTTCCTTTTTCCCTGGTGCTCAACAAAGTCACACCGAATATCCTGCCGGACCTTGAAGCGGCCCTGGACGGCCTGGCACTTTTAGGGGCCCTGCCCATGACCCCCCAGGTTTTTTCCGCCACCCTCAGGGGAGAACCTCTGGAAAGCAATCTGCCGGAAATGGATGCCCTGTGCCGGGCATTGAATCCCTGA
- a CDS encoding P1 family peptidase: protein MVGTHTARKMGINHWDIKTGPRNLITDVPGVTVGHATVSRGDIRTGVTALLPHPGNIFREKPLAAAHVINGFGKSMGLVQVREMGTIETPIILTNTLSIGRAAEALTARMLAQNPEIGVTTGTVNPMVFECNDGHLNDIRGMHVTADHVEQAIDTAGTDFQQGALGAGTGMCAYGLKGGIGSASRRFAIGDKKFTLGTMVLTNMGKTKDLIIGGRRVGPEIERQLAGEKQVLPGEIPPQGSVIVIIATDLPLSLRQLGRICRRAVTGLALTGSKTDSGSGEIVLAFSTATLVPHFPPGDFISVPQLHDDRINPVFRAAIEAVEEAVLNSMFAAAAVTGIRGNRVHGLAACMPAPKKSD, encoded by the coding sequence ATGGTCGGGACGCATACAGCCAGGAAGATGGGGATCAATCACTGGGATATTAAAACAGGGCCACGGAATCTGATCACCGATGTGCCCGGGGTGACCGTGGGACATGCCACCGTCAGCCGGGGGGATATCCGCACCGGTGTGACGGCCCTGCTGCCCCACCCGGGCAATATCTTCCGGGAAAAGCCTTTGGCCGCCGCCCATGTCATCAACGGGTTCGGCAAGTCCATGGGCCTGGTCCAGGTCAGGGAAATGGGCACCATTGAAACCCCGATCATCCTCACCAATACCCTGAGCATCGGCAGGGCTGCAGAGGCTCTCACCGCCCGGATGCTGGCCCAGAACCCCGAAATCGGCGTGACCACGGGTACGGTAAACCCCATGGTATTTGAATGCAACGACGGCCACCTCAACGATATCCGTGGGATGCATGTGACCGCAGACCACGTGGAGCAAGCCATTGACACCGCCGGAACGGACTTTCAACAGGGCGCTCTAGGGGCGGGTACGGGCATGTGTGCCTACGGTCTCAAAGGCGGCATAGGATCAGCCAGCCGCCGGTTCGCCATCGGAGATAAAAAGTTCACCCTGGGAACGATGGTGCTGACCAATATGGGAAAAACAAAGGATCTCATCATCGGCGGCCGCAGAGTGGGGCCTGAAATCGAAAGACAACTAGCCGGTGAAAAACAGGTACTGCCTGGAGAGATCCCGCCCCAGGGCTCGGTCATCGTCATCATTGCCACGGATCTGCCCCTGTCCCTGCGCCAGTTGGGACGGATCTGCCGGCGGGCCGTGACCGGCCTGGCCCTGACCGGTTCCAAAACAGATTCCGGCTCCGGGGAAATCGTCCTGGCCTTTTCAACGGCCACCCTTGTTCCCCATTTCCCCCCCGGGGATTTCATCAGTGTCCCCCAGCTCCACGACGACCGCATCAACCCGGTATTCAGGGCCGCCATCGAGGCAGTGGAAGAGGCGGTGCTCAATTCCATGTTTGCGGCGGCGGCTGTGACCGGCATCCGGGGAAACCGGGTCCATGGCCTTGCCGCCTGCATGCCCGCCCCCAAAAAATCAGATTAA
- a CDS encoding PAS domain-containing protein gives MNSDLALGILRQLPTPVMAVNKKLELTYVNDAGLKMLGKSHDEIKGRACSEIFASEHCTTSKCRMKSVMAGGEATTSRNRLTIDGRDIPIEYTAAALKDPAGDIVGGVEYLIDITERERQEKKLAEQSRTIMEISTPAIRLWDRILILPVVGVVDSLRAQQMMNTMLKKIMDTSAKVIILDIQGVAAVDTAVANHLIKIAKATKLMGCRCIISGISPAVAETIVQLGIELGDVATNSTLKDALADAFELMDFTVIQKDLSHD, from the coding sequence ATGAACAGCGATCTTGCGCTTGGTATTCTCCGGCAGCTTCCAACGCCGGTCATGGCCGTGAACAAAAAACTCGAACTGACGTATGTGAATGATGCCGGCCTGAAGATGCTTGGAAAGTCCCATGATGAGATCAAAGGCCGGGCCTGCTCCGAAATTTTTGCATCCGAGCATTGTACCACCTCCAAATGCCGGATGAAATCGGTCATGGCAGGGGGGGAGGCCACCACATCCAGAAACCGGCTGACGATTGACGGCCGGGATATACCCATCGAATACACCGCCGCCGCCCTGAAGGATCCGGCAGGGGATATCGTGGGCGGGGTGGAATACCTCATCGATATCACCGAACGGGAACGCCAGGAAAAGAAACTGGCTGAACAGAGCCGGACCATCATGGAGATTTCCACGCCGGCCATCAGGCTCTGGGACCGGATTCTCATTCTTCCGGTGGTGGGGGTGGTGGACTCCCTGAGGGCCCAGCAGATGATGAACACCATGCTCAAGAAAATCATGGACACCTCCGCCAAGGTCATCATTCTGGATATCCAGGGCGTGGCGGCGGTGGATACGGCCGTGGCCAACCATTTAATCAAAATCGCCAAGGCCACCAAGCTCATGGGCTGCCGGTGCATTATCTCGGGCATTTCCCCGGCAGTGGCGGAAACCATTGTGCAGTTGGGCATTGAATTGGGGGATGTGGCCACCAATTCCACCCTCAAGGACGCCCTGGCCGATGCATTTGAGCTGATGGATTTTACCGTGATCCAAAAAGACCTCAGCCATGACTGA
- a CDS encoding STAS domain-containing protein gives MTDYTDDFEFTREGPGGAIHEARGCLVVPVDAALNEDALERLGKEILQRLGQSRARQVIINVSGVSLLSSHGFGILRDTARAVGMMGSTTVFAGFQAGVVSSLVDLDVDFNGISAVGTMAEAFDVMERRNTDGSPL, from the coding sequence ATGACTGATTACACAGACGATTTCGAATTTACCCGGGAAGGGCCGGGGGGCGCCATCCATGAAGCCAGGGGTTGCCTGGTGGTCCCTGTTGACGCCGCCTTGAATGAAGATGCCCTGGAACGCCTGGGTAAAGAAATCCTCCAACGGCTTGGGCAATCCCGGGCCAGGCAGGTGATCATTAATGTTTCCGGGGTCTCCCTTCTCAGTTCCCACGGATTCGGCATCCTTCGGGATACGGCCAGGGCCGTGGGCATGATGGGGAGTACCACTGTGTTTGCCGGATTCCAGGCCGGGGTGGTCTCCTCCCTGGTGGACCTGGATGTGGATTTCAACGGCATTTCTGCCGTGGGCACCATGGCGGAGGCCTTTGACGTAATGGAACGCCGGAACACAGATGGTTCTCCCCTTTGA
- a CDS encoding anti-sigma regulatory factor: protein MVLPFDRLDFDLALPSDNAQVVFGARKMLERAGFTDADQYLVASAVSELSTNIIRYAGKGRILLRIICRGEKKGIEVIAQDRGPGIWDVDLAMTEKHSTGNGLGLGLPSVKRIMDEFEIQSTPGGGTRVRAIKWKG from the coding sequence ATGGTTCTCCCCTTTGACCGACTGGATTTTGACCTGGCCCTGCCCTCTGACAATGCCCAGGTGGTATTCGGGGCCAGGAAAATGCTGGAACGGGCAGGATTTACCGACGCGGACCAATACCTTGTGGCATCGGCCGTATCCGAGCTGTCCACCAATATTATCCGGTATGCCGGCAAAGGCAGGATTTTACTGAGGATTATCTGCAGGGGGGAAAAAAAAGGGATTGAAGTAATTGCCCAGGACCGGGGCCCGGGTATCTGGGATGTTGATCTGGCAATGACGGAGAAACACAGCACGGGAAACGGGCTGGGGCTGGGGCTTCCCAGTGTGAAGCGGATCATGGATGAATTCGAAATCCAGTCCACCCCGGGAGGCGGCACCCGGGTCAGGGCCATAAAATGGAAGGGGTAG
- a CDS encoding SpoIIE family protein phosphatase: protein MEGVAMAVIDCHTIFRAMTGIPTECGDMGIIRETETDCMACLVDALGHGKTAHGTACMAKDFLDGCRDEGPADIIKGLHRRLKGSRGAVAAACRLDKRSGKLVWSGMGNIDVRIYGPRPRRLVARDGVLGYMIPSPREEGISLHRGDILVMCSDGIRAHFEPLDYPDLFFGRAKDICRKFIRDLSKQDDDASCIVLRYGI, encoded by the coding sequence ATGGAAGGGGTAGCCATGGCCGTCATTGACTGCCACACCATTTTCAGGGCCATGACAGGCATCCCCACAGAGTGCGGAGACATGGGCATCATCCGGGAGACGGAGACAGATTGCATGGCCTGCCTGGTGGATGCTCTGGGGCACGGTAAAACGGCCCATGGGACGGCCTGCATGGCAAAAGACTTTCTGGATGGCTGCCGGGATGAGGGACCGGCAGATATCATCAAAGGCCTGCACCGCCGGCTGAAAGGTTCCCGGGGGGCGGTGGCCGCCGCCTGCAGGCTGGATAAAAGGTCCGGAAAACTTGTGTGGTCGGGGATGGGCAATATCGATGTACGGATATACGGACCGCGGCCCAGGCGGCTGGTGGCCAGGGACGGCGTGCTGGGATATATGATCCCATCGCCGAGGGAGGAAGGCATCTCTCTTCATCGGGGGGATATCCTGGTCATGTGTTCCGACGGCATCCGGGCACACTTTGAGCCCCTGGATTATCCGGATCTCTTTTTCGGCCGGGCAAAGGACATCTGCCGGAAATTCATCCGGGATCTGTCAAAACAAGATGACGATGCATCCTGCATCGTTTTGAGGTACGGCATATGA
- a CDS encoding response regulator — translation MTELGILKISTRAGLKTAGLKLLHMAAGFGFDPVHATRLSTVFTELAAPGTLNGEKGIEARIFIEQTKGSRGIGISLTSDRAMDQPAFANRFFDAVEPGGADWAIHGFKAFDDPEYIPSAERIEAAKKLLAQPSRSELLNDVLQKNKALHRAKAETEAAGEKLKEQVLELSRAKQAMTRMMDDLDEAKKAAEMATQAKSDFLANMSHEIRTPMNAIIGMNYLMSQTELTPKQADYLNKIQGSSQSLLGIINDILDFSKIEAGKLDMEYVDFNLDDVLENLAGLVQAKVPETGELEVNFVTGREVPRFLKGDPLRLGQVLANLTNNSLKFTEKGEIVVTTRVIEETTRQTRLEFSVTDTGIGMSDEQIGNLFQPFTQADTSTTRKYGGTGLGLTICRNLVSMMDGDILVTSHPGRGSTFKFTAAFGTGKKRAPRRFENGHNLRYLKVLVVDDNPTFRNVIQTMLESLSFDVTLAPSGEKALSLVGAATAPFDLVFMDLQMPGMDGIETAGRIKSMVSPDKPPGIIMVTSYSGVEVMKRAEAAGINGFLVKPVSPSSLFNCIVHVFDDDNAQENVEGPAKNRFDATNVPMVSGASVLVVEDNEINQQVAREILEQTGLRVAIAENGQAGLAMVAEEKFDMVFMDIQMPVMDGYTAVKKIRMDPRFKKLPIIAMTAHAMTGDREKSLDAGMNDHISKPIDPDRLFAVLQRWLSPAQLAVKAPDARAEQALQTLPDLPGLSTAKGISRLGGNRKLYLELLEKFRRDYSDARRQIEAAAEKGDHELARRTAHSIKGVAGNIGAFALQKAAAGLETAARDRDREAFKKRISEFGTCMDTALAAMARIGTDADESRAERQGNSPGTEAALKEMLMALAPYVRNREARPAKQLAKQIGESAWPAPHADAVNTLVKLLSGYRFKAAQDILTQLTDQLNE, via the coding sequence ATGACTGAACTGGGAATACTGAAAATCAGCACCAGGGCAGGATTGAAAACCGCAGGACTCAAACTGCTGCATATGGCGGCAGGATTCGGGTTCGACCCGGTCCATGCCACCCGCCTGTCCACTGTCTTTACCGAGCTTGCCGCCCCGGGCACCTTGAACGGGGAAAAAGGGATTGAGGCAAGGATATTCATAGAGCAGACCAAGGGCAGCCGGGGCATCGGCATCTCTTTAACTTCGGACAGGGCCATGGATCAGCCGGCCTTTGCCAACCGGTTTTTCGATGCAGTGGAACCCGGGGGGGCTGACTGGGCCATCCACGGATTCAAGGCCTTTGACGACCCGGAGTATATTCCTTCTGCAGAACGGATTGAGGCCGCAAAAAAGCTTCTGGCACAGCCCTCCCGGTCTGAGCTGCTCAACGATGTGCTCCAAAAAAACAAGGCCTTGCACCGGGCCAAGGCCGAGACCGAAGCCGCCGGAGAAAAGCTTAAAGAACAGGTCCTGGAACTTTCCCGGGCCAAGCAGGCCATGACCCGCATGATGGACGACCTGGACGAGGCAAAAAAAGCCGCAGAGATGGCCACCCAGGCCAAAAGCGATTTTCTGGCCAACATGAGCCATGAAATCCGGACCCCCATGAATGCCATCATCGGCATGAACTACCTCATGTCCCAGACAGAACTGACACCCAAACAGGCGGACTACCTCAATAAAATACAGGGCTCCTCCCAGTCCCTTCTGGGCATCATCAACGACATCCTGGATTTTTCAAAAATAGAAGCCGGGAAACTGGATATGGAATATGTGGATTTCAACCTGGACGATGTCCTGGAAAACCTGGCCGGGCTGGTCCAGGCCAAAGTCCCTGAAACAGGGGAGCTGGAGGTCAATTTTGTGACCGGGCGTGAGGTGCCCCGGTTTTTAAAGGGGGACCCCCTCCGCCTGGGACAGGTCCTTGCCAACCTGACCAACAATTCCCTGAAATTCACTGAAAAGGGTGAAATTGTGGTCACCACCCGGGTGATTGAGGAAACAACCCGGCAAACCCGCCTTGAATTTTCAGTCACCGATACCGGCATCGGTATGAGCGACGAGCAGATCGGCAACCTGTTCCAGCCCTTTACCCAGGCCGACACTTCCACCACAAGGAAGTACGGGGGCACCGGCCTGGGACTCACCATCTGCCGGAACCTGGTCTCAATGATGGACGGCGACATTCTCGTGACCAGCCACCCGGGCCGGGGCAGTACATTCAAATTTACCGCGGCATTCGGCACCGGGAAAAAACGGGCGCCCCGGCGTTTTGAAAACGGCCATAACCTGCGGTACCTCAAGGTGCTTGTGGTGGATGACAATCCAACCTTCAGAAATGTCATACAGACCATGCTGGAATCCTTAAGTTTTGACGTGACCCTGGCCCCATCCGGGGAAAAAGCCCTGTCACTGGTCGGGGCCGCAACCGCCCCCTTTGACCTGGTATTCATGGATCTCCAGATGCCCGGGATGGACGGGATCGAGACCGCGGGACGAATCAAGTCCATGGTTTCCCCTGACAAACCACCCGGAATCATCATGGTGACCTCATACAGCGGGGTGGAGGTGATGAAACGTGCCGAAGCCGCCGGTATTAACGGATTCCTGGTCAAGCCTGTGAGCCCCTCCAGTCTGTTCAACTGCATTGTCCATGTATTTGACGATGACAATGCCCAGGAAAATGTCGAAGGGCCGGCAAAGAACAGGTTTGACGCGACCAATGTCCCCATGGTCTCCGGAGCATCGGTCCTGGTCGTGGAGGATAATGAGATCAACCAGCAGGTGGCAAGGGAAATCCTGGAACAGACAGGACTTAGGGTGGCAATTGCCGAGAACGGGCAGGCCGGCCTGGCAATGGTGGCTGAAGAGAAATTTGATATGGTTTTCATGGACATTCAGATGCCGGTAATGGACGGCTACACTGCCGTAAAGAAAATCCGCATGGACCCGCGGTTCAAAAAGCTGCCCATCATAGCCATGACCGCCCATGCCATGACCGGGGACCGGGAAAAAAGCCTTGATGCAGGCATGAACGACCATATCTCCAAACCCATTGACCCGGACAGGCTCTTTGCCGTGCTTCAGCGGTGGCTCAGCCCGGCACAACTGGCCGTAAAGGCGCCGGATGCCCGGGCGGAACAGGCTTTGCAGACCCTTCCCGACCTGCCCGGCCTGTCCACTGCCAAAGGGATCTCCCGCCTGGGCGGCAACCGCAAACTATACCTGGAGCTTCTGGAGAAATTCAGGCGGGATTATTCAGATGCCCGGCGTCAGATTGAGGCGGCCGCGGAAAAGGGAGATCATGAACTGGCCAGGCGGACGGCCCATTCCATTAAAGGGGTTGCCGGCAATATCGGGGCGTTTGCTCTCCAAAAGGCGGCGGCCGGCCTGGAAACGGCCGCCCGTGATAGAGACCGTGAGGCCTTCAAAAAACGAATTTCAGAATTCGGCACCTGCATGGATACGGCGCTGGCCGCCATGGCCAGAATCGGTACCGATGCAGATGAAAGCCGGGCAGAACGGCAGGGAAACAGCCCCGGCACAGAAGCCGCCCTAAAGGAAATGCTCATGGCCCTCGCCCCCTATGTCAGGAACAGGGAAGCCCGGCCGGCAAAACAGCTGGCAAAACAAATAGGGGAAAGCGCCTGGCCGGCACCCCATGCAGATGCCGTAAACACCCTTGTGAAACTCTTGTCCGGGTATAGATTCAAAGCGGCCCAGGACATTTTAACCCAACTTACAGACCAATTGAATGAATAG
- a CDS encoding response regulator produces the protein MSDLSNMRILVVDDVESNIDILIEMLGEDYRVSVAMNGRSALEDVASMMPDLILLDIMMPDMDGYEVCRRLKADRQTRDIPVVFLTSLSEESDEARGLALGAVDYITKPFSRELVKARVNNHLELKRHRDHLEELVAERTRELILTQDVTIESLGTLAEFRDPETGGHIKRTQHYLRCLAGRLMKVPEFADRLDDATINLMIKSAPLHDIGKVGVPDHILLKPAELTDEEYEQIKKHTIYGRDAVIASEKKLGDDSFLKCARRMAFTHHEKWDGSGYPQGLAGEEIPLEGRLMAIVDVYDALVSKRVYKSPLPHSKAVAMIMEGRGTRFDPRIVDEFKSVSEEFRRTALEFAEHDEERQTLLK, from the coding sequence ATGTCGGATCTGTCAAATATGCGTATACTGGTTGTGGACGATGTGGAATCCAATATTGATATCCTCATTGAAATGCTGGGGGAAGACTACCGGGTCAGCGTGGCCATGAACGGCCGTTCCGCCCTGGAGGACGTTGCCAGTATGATGCCGGACCTCATCCTGCTGGATATTATGATGCCGGATATGGACGGATATGAGGTCTGCCGGCGGCTCAAGGCCGATCGGCAGACCCGCGATATCCCGGTGGTTTTCCTCACCTCCCTCTCCGAGGAAAGCGACGAGGCCCGGGGGCTGGCCCTGGGGGCGGTGGATTATATCACCAAGCCATTCAGCAGGGAACTGGTAAAGGCCAGGGTCAACAACCACCTGGAACTCAAGCGCCACAGGGACCACCTTGAGGAACTGGTGGCCGAGCGGACCCGGGAACTGATCCTGACCCAGGATGTGACCATCGAAAGCCTGGGCACCCTGGCAGAATTCAGGGACCCTGAAACCGGCGGCCATATCAAGCGGACCCAGCACTACCTCAGGTGCCTGGCCGGCCGCCTCATGAAGGTGCCTGAATTTGCAGACCGTTTAGATGATGCCACCATAAATCTCATGATCAAATCCGCTCCCCTCCACGATATCGGCAAGGTGGGGGTGCCGGACCATATCCTGCTCAAGCCGGCCGAACTCACGGATGAGGAATATGAACAGATCAAAAAACATACGATATACGGCCGGGATGCTGTCATTGCCTCGGAAAAAAAACTGGGAGATGACTCTTTTTTAAAATGTGCCCGAAGGATGGCCTTTACCCACCATGAAAAATGGGACGGATCAGGCTACCCCCAGGGCCTGGCCGGGGAAGAGATTCCCCTCGAAGGGCGGCTCATGGCCATTGTGGATGTCTATGACGCCCTGGTCAGCAAACGGGTATACAAGTCCCCCCTGCCCCATTCCAAGGCGGTTGCCATGATAATGGAAGGCCGGGGCACCCGGTTCGACCCCCGGATTGTGGATGAATTCAAATCGGTATCCGAAGAATTCAGGCGCACCGCCCTGGAATTTGCGGAGCATGATGAGGAGCGCCAGACCCTCCTAAAATAG
- a CDS encoding hybrid sensor histidine kinase/response regulator produces MNEKSPYAIMIVDDIESEIDILMACLGDSYRVRVALDGPSALEDIKETPPDLILLDILMPGMDGYEVCRLLKADERTREIPLLFVTSLTEAEEETRGFELGGVDYITKPFNFSVIRARVKTHLELAEARKGLKRQNAILKENIMLREQVEHVTRHDLKNPLQVVMGTADMLLFSLDMGTARGEMTEMIENQLKACDTMLNMINRSMNLYKMENNSYDLVTRPTDIIPVLDRIFIGVNDLAARKSLAINLRINNRGRLPGDRFELTCEELLFYSMMSNLVHNAMSASPENEIVTITLESRPATVITVENRGVVPPPVRDRFFEKFVTSDKEKGTGLGTYSAKMIAEIHDAQIDMETSDAMNLTMITIKWP; encoded by the coding sequence ATGAATGAGAAATCCCCATATGCCATCATGATCGTGGACGACATTGAATCGGAAATCGATATCCTCATGGCCTGCCTGGGCGACAGCTACCGGGTACGGGTGGCACTGGACGGCCCAAGCGCGCTTGAAGATATAAAAGAAACGCCGCCGGACCTGATCCTGTTGGACATCCTCATGCCCGGGATGGACGGCTACGAGGTCTGCCGGTTGCTCAAAGCCGATGAACGGACAAGGGAGATCCCGCTGCTCTTTGTCACCAGCCTCACCGAAGCGGAGGAAGAAACCCGGGGATTTGAACTGGGCGGTGTGGATTATATCACCAAACCCTTCAATTTCAGCGTGATCCGCGCACGGGTGAAAACCCATCTGGAGCTTGCAGAAGCCCGGAAAGGGCTTAAACGGCAGAATGCCATTCTAAAAGAAAACATCATGCTCAGGGAACAGGTGGAACATGTGACCCGCCATGATTTGAAAAACCCCCTCCAGGTCGTCATGGGTACGGCGGACATGCTCCTTTTCAGCCTGGACATGGGTACTGCCAGGGGTGAAATGACGGAAATGATCGAAAACCAGCTAAAAGCCTGCGATACCATGCTGAACATGATCAACCGCTCCATGAACCTCTATAAAATGGAAAACAATTCCTATGATCTGGTGACCCGTCCCACGGATATCATCCCGGTACTGGACCGGATATTCATAGGGGTAAACGACCTGGCGGCCCGAAAATCCCTGGCCATTAACCTGCGGATCAACAACAGGGGCCGCCTGCCCGGAGACCGTTTTGAACTGACCTGTGAGGAATTGCTCTTCTACTCCATGATGAGCAACCTGGTGCATAACGCCATGTCCGCCTCACCTGAAAATGAAATCGTCACCATCACCCTTGAAAGCAGGCCGGCTACGGTTATCACCGTTGAAAACAGGGGCGTGGTCCCCCCCCCTGTCCGGGATCGGTTTTTTGAAAAATTCGTCACTTCCGACAAGGAAAAAGGCACGGGGCTGGGCACCTATTCTGCCAAAATGATCGCAGAGATCCATGACGCCCAAATTGATATGGAAACCTCGGACGCCATGAATCTCACCATGATCACCATTAAATGGCCTTAG